A single Deltaproteobacteria bacterium DNA region contains:
- a CDS encoding formate dehydrogenase accessory protein FdhE codes for MTRDLVSHIDRLIQQRPAARTALAPFRELALLMAQASPGVKPVQVNQGIREIQQQEGFPLFSREDLPLDFDSAADLLKAFLVHLSQAGRDDVKGLKKALKQIESADDWAERLFRGILSQDEKTLTDMAIEVDLDPNVLAFLGKTALRPSIERFRETAAKDMDNTGWDKGYCPVCGSQPDMAGFEKTGKRYLHCELCGQEWPFPRIQCPFCSTTEQERLGYFEAEEEEGFRVYFCRECLRYIKTIDKKTFEEAAPLELENLATLHLDLLAQENGFK; via the coding sequence ATGACCCGGGACCTAGTATCACATATTGATCGGTTGATTCAGCAAAGACCGGCCGCCAGGACCGCGCTGGCCCCTTTTCGGGAACTCGCCCTTCTCATGGCCCAGGCATCGCCCGGGGTCAAGCCGGTTCAGGTGAACCAGGGGATCAGGGAAATCCAGCAGCAGGAGGGGTTTCCCCTCTTCTCAAGAGAAGATCTCCCCCTTGATTTCGATTCAGCGGCCGACCTGCTGAAGGCGTTCCTGGTGCACCTGAGCCAAGCGGGGAGGGATGACGTAAAAGGGCTGAAAAAGGCCCTGAAACAGATCGAATCTGCGGACGACTGGGCGGAAAGACTGTTCCGGGGAATCCTGAGTCAGGATGAAAAGACCTTGACCGACATGGCAATAGAGGTGGATCTGGACCCCAATGTGCTGGCGTTTCTGGGAAAGACCGCCCTGCGGCCGTCCATTGAGCGATTTCGAGAAACAGCCGCAAAAGATATGGACAACACCGGATGGGACAAGGGCTACTGCCCCGTCTGCGGATCTCAGCCGGACATGGCCGGGTTTGAAAAGACCGGCAAGCGATACCTCCACTGCGAGCTGTGCGGCCAGGAATGGCCCTTTCCCCGGATTCAATGCCCTTTCTGCAGCACCACGGAACAGGAACGACTGGGATACTTCGAGGCCGAAGAGGAAGAGGGCTTTCGGGTTTATTTCTGCAGGGAATGCCTCAGGTATATCAAGACCATCGATAAGAAGACCTTTGAAGAGGCAGCCCCCCTCGAATTGGAAAATCTGGCCACGCTTCATTTGGATCTGCTGGCCCAGGAGAACGGGTTTAAATAA